A genomic window from Streptomyces sp. 846.5 includes:
- a CDS encoding UPF0182 family protein gives MRALVFQMPDHGGCRPPGVLRGRTGARSAARLLLGTLFVLLLMFLLALIAFDLWTGRVWYRSVGFSSVYSVRLRTQSMLFVAFGLLMALATALNAWLAYRLRPPLSAMSFEQRHLERYRTSVARHRAWALVAVAMLPGLVAGAAAAAAWKTWLAAANSTSFGSTDPQFHRDLSFYVFQLPWYRFLVDFGLVALAVSALTAALVHYLYGGIRTQGPGRLLSYPAQSHLGVLLGLLVGLKAVAYWLDRYSLAVKAGADRAAGGWNGVGYTEANAVLPAKAVMCGIAVICAVLFLATPLRRTWALPLAGLALMAFSSVLIGSVCPALVQQFQVMPDEQAKEAPYAARNSAATAAAYGMSGYVAAAAPRAGALLQASPSASPSTGPSGASSSETAAKVPVAAEDARQRVQAVAPWLRTGADPYQVTVGGRTEWVVDGYTTSDSYPFAARAGTAMGGGAVDYIRDSVKATVDVSTGAVALYQWDTVDPVLRTWMRAFPGTVRPYATIVDGLRSELRYPQELFVLQQHMLGTGS, from the coding sequence GTGCGTGCGTTGGTCTTCCAGATGCCCGACCACGGCGGCTGTCGGCCGCCGGGCGTCCTTCGTGGACGTACCGGCGCGCGCTCGGCTGCCCGGTTGCTGCTGGGGACCCTGTTCGTGCTGCTGCTGATGTTCCTGCTGGCCCTGATCGCCTTCGACCTGTGGACCGGACGGGTCTGGTACCGGTCGGTCGGCTTCTCCAGCGTCTACTCGGTCCGGCTGCGGACCCAGAGCATGCTCTTCGTGGCCTTCGGCCTGCTGATGGCCCTGGCGACCGCGCTGAACGCCTGGCTGGCGTACCGGCTGCGCCCGCCGTTGAGCGCCATGTCCTTCGAGCAGCGGCATCTCGAGCGCTACCGGACCTCGGTGGCCCGGCACCGGGCCTGGGCGCTGGTGGCCGTGGCCATGCTGCCCGGGCTGGTCGCGGGCGCGGCGGCCGCGGCCGCCTGGAAGACCTGGCTGGCGGCGGCCAACAGCACCTCCTTCGGCAGCACCGACCCGCAGTTCCACCGGGACCTCTCCTTCTACGTCTTCCAACTCCCCTGGTACCGCTTCCTGGTCGACTTCGGCCTGGTCGCGCTGGCGGTCTCGGCGCTCACCGCCGCGCTGGTGCACTACCTGTACGGCGGGATCAGGACGCAGGGGCCCGGCCGGCTGCTGTCCTACCCGGCCCAGAGCCATCTGGGGGTGCTGCTCGGCCTGCTGGTGGGCCTGAAGGCGGTCGCCTACTGGCTGGACCGCTACTCGCTGGCGGTGAAGGCCGGGGCGGACCGGGCGGCCGGCGGCTGGAACGGCGTCGGCTACACCGAGGCCAACGCGGTGCTGCCGGCCAAGGCGGTGATGTGCGGGATCGCGGTCATCTGCGCGGTGCTGTTCCTGGCGACCCCGCTGCGCCGGACCTGGGCGCTGCCGCTGGCCGGGCTGGCGCTGATGGCCTTCTCCTCGGTGCTGATCGGCTCAGTCTGCCCGGCCCTGGTGCAGCAGTTCCAGGTCATGCCGGACGAGCAGGCCAAGGAGGCGCCGTACGCGGCGCGGAACAGCGCGGCCACGGCAGCCGCGTACGGCATGAGCGGCTATGTCGCGGCGGCCGCGCCCCGGGCCGGGGCGCTGCTGCAGGCGTCCCCGTCCGCCTCCCCCTCCACCGGTCCGTCCGGGGCGTCGTCCTCGGAGACGGCGGCGAAGGTGCCGGTGGCTGCCGAGGACGCGCGGCAGCGGGTGCAGGCGGTCGCTCCCTGGCTCCGTACCGGCGCGGACCCGTACCAGGTCACCGTGGGCGGCCGGACCGAGTGGGTGGTGGACGGCTACACGACCAGCGACAGCTATCCCTTCGCCGCGCGGGCCGGAACTGCGATGGGCGGCGGTGCGGTCGACTACATCCGCGACTCGGTCAAGGCCACCGTCGACGTGTCGACCGGGGCGGTGGCCCTCTACCAGTGGGACACCGTGGACCCGGTGCTGCGGACCTGGATGCGGGCCTTCCCCGGCACAGTCCGGCCCTACGCCACGATCGTCGACGGCCTGCGGTCCGAGCTGCGCTACCCGCAGGAACTCTTTGTGCTCCAGCAGCACATGCTGGGCACCGGCAGCTGA
- a CDS encoding molybdenum cofactor biosynthesis protein MoaE: MGAMKETAAADPIRLLALRETPLSLDEVHAAVADTHAGGTALFVGTVRDHDGGRNVTALEYSAHPSAEQELRRVAEKVVADFPVVALAAVHRVGRLEVTEAAVIVAVSCAHRGEAFEACRRLIDDLKHTVPIWKHQHFDDGTEEWVASC; the protein is encoded by the coding sequence ATGGGTGCCATGAAGGAAACCGCTGCCGCCGACCCGATCCGCCTGCTCGCGCTGCGGGAGACCCCGCTCTCCCTGGACGAGGTGCACGCCGCGGTGGCGGACACCCATGCCGGGGGCACGGCGCTCTTCGTCGGCACGGTGCGCGACCACGACGGCGGCAGGAACGTCACGGCGCTGGAGTACAGCGCCCATCCCAGCGCCGAGCAGGAGCTGCGCCGGGTCGCTGAGAAGGTCGTCGCCGACTTCCCGGTGGTCGCCCTGGCCGCGGTGCACCGGGTCGGCCGGCTGGAGGTGACGGAGGCCGCGGTGATCGTCGCGGTGTCCTGCGCCCATCGCGGTGAGGCGTTCGAGGCCTGCCGCCGGCTGATCGACGACCTCAAGCACACCGTCCCGATCTGGAAGCACCAGCACTTCGACGACGGCACCGAGGAGTGGGTCGCCTCCTGCTGA
- a CDS encoding PDZ domain-containing protein, with translation MPRRSATMLASTLLLIALFCAAVLIKVPYSEMSPGPTYNTLGTQNGKQVITISGRNTYPTTGNLNMTTVEVTSADYTLNLVEAFTGWLRHDQAVIPHSNLYPDNQTEKQAEAQNAEEFSASQDSAKAAALTQLGIPVGTEVVVSAVVEGSPSVGKLHAGDVIVAVDGTKVTDPNRVAALVTEHQPGQNVVFTVIPPGKTSRDLQQVTITTAKNPDTGKAMVGIQPGTEHTFPFGIDINLGDVGGPSAGLMFSLGIVDKLQSTDLTGGKFVAGTGTIDADGTVGPIGGISMKIIAARNAGAQYFFTPSSNCAEAAADTPSGLRLIKVDKLSQAVADLADIRSGDLSALPACSK, from the coding sequence ATGCCACGCCGCTCCGCGACGATGCTCGCCTCCACGCTGCTGCTGATAGCGCTGTTCTGCGCCGCCGTGCTGATCAAGGTGCCCTACTCGGAGATGAGTCCGGGCCCGACGTACAACACGCTGGGCACCCAGAACGGCAAGCAGGTGATCACCATCAGCGGCCGGAACACCTACCCGACCACCGGGAACCTCAACATGACCACGGTCGAGGTGACCAGCGCGGACTACACGCTGAACCTGGTCGAGGCGTTCACCGGCTGGCTGCGGCACGACCAGGCGGTCATTCCGCACAGCAACCTGTACCCGGACAACCAGACCGAGAAGCAGGCCGAGGCGCAGAACGCCGAGGAGTTCTCGGCCTCCCAGGACAGCGCCAAGGCGGCGGCGCTCACCCAGCTGGGCATCCCGGTCGGCACCGAGGTCGTGGTGTCCGCGGTGGTCGAGGGCAGCCCTTCGGTGGGCAAGCTGCACGCCGGTGATGTGATCGTCGCGGTGGACGGCACCAAGGTCACCGACCCGAACCGGGTGGCCGCGCTGGTCACCGAGCACCAGCCGGGCCAGAACGTGGTCTTCACGGTCATTCCGCCCGGGAAGACCAGCAGGGACCTGCAGCAGGTCACCATCACCACGGCGAAGAACCCGGACACCGGCAAGGCCATGGTCGGCATCCAGCCGGGCACCGAGCACACCTTCCCGTTCGGCATCGACATCAACCTGGGCGACGTCGGTGGCCCCAGCGCCGGGCTGATGTTCTCGCTGGGCATCGTCGACAAGCTGCAGTCCACCGACCTGACCGGCGGGAAGTTCGTCGCCGGCACCGGCACCATCGACGCCGACGGCACCGTCGGGCCGATCGGCGGCATCTCCATGAAGATCATCGCGGCGCGCAACGCGGGCGCCCAGTACTTCTTCACCCCGTCGTCCAACTGCGCCGAGGCGGCTGCCGACACCCCGTCAGGACTGCGGCTGATCAAGGTCGACAAGCTGTCGCAGGCGGTGGCGGACCTGGCCGACATCCGCTCCGGCGACCTGTCGGCGCTGCCCGCCTGCAGCAAGTAG
- a CDS encoding Fur family transcriptional regulator — translation MSDLLERLRDRGWRLTSQRRVVAQVLDGDHVHFTADEIHARAVELLPEISRATVYNTLGELVSLGEVLEVSTDGRAKRYDPNAHHAHQHLVCSSCGSIRDVHPTDDPIAALPPAERFGFTISAVEVTYRGLCPNCAP, via the coding sequence ATGAGCGACCTGCTGGAACGACTCCGGGATCGAGGCTGGCGGCTCACCTCGCAGCGGCGAGTCGTGGCCCAGGTGCTCGACGGAGACCATGTGCACTTCACCGCTGACGAGATCCACGCCCGCGCGGTCGAGCTGCTGCCGGAGATCAGCAGGGCGACGGTCTACAACACCCTCGGCGAGCTGGTGAGCCTGGGCGAGGTGCTGGAGGTCAGCACCGACGGCCGGGCCAAGCGCTACGACCCCAACGCCCACCACGCCCACCAGCACCTGGTCTGCTCCTCCTGCGGCTCGATCCGCGACGTCCACCCCACCGACGACCCGATCGCCGCCCTCCCTCCAGCGGAACGTTTCGGCTTCACCATCTCCGCCGTAGAAGTCACCTACCGAGGCCTCTGCCCCAACTGCGCCCCGTAG
- the hisN gene encoding histidinol-phosphatase: MPDYHDDLRLAHVLADHADSVTLERFKALDLKIDTKPDLTPVSDADKAVEDLLRNDLKRARPRDAVMGEEFGSTGHGPRRWVIDPIDGTKNYIRGVPVWATLIALMELGEGGERPVVGMVSAPALNRRWWAAKGTGAFTGRSLTKASRIQVSDVAGLEDASFAYSSLTGWEERGRLDAFLDLSRTVWRTRAYGDFWPYMMVAEGSVDICAEPELSLWDMAATCVIVEEAGGRFTGLDGVPGVHSGNAAASNGLLHGELLQRLG; the protein is encoded by the coding sequence ATGCCCGACTACCACGACGATCTCCGCCTCGCCCATGTCCTCGCCGACCACGCCGACTCGGTGACGCTGGAGCGGTTCAAGGCGCTCGATCTGAAGATCGACACCAAGCCTGACCTGACTCCCGTCAGCGACGCCGACAAGGCCGTCGAGGACCTGCTGCGCAACGACCTCAAGCGGGCCCGCCCGCGCGACGCGGTGATGGGCGAGGAGTTCGGCAGCACCGGCCACGGCCCGCGCCGCTGGGTGATCGACCCCATCGACGGGACCAAGAACTACATCAGGGGCGTCCCGGTCTGGGCCACCCTGATCGCGCTGATGGAGCTCGGCGAGGGGGGCGAACGCCCGGTGGTCGGCATGGTCTCCGCCCCCGCCCTGAACCGGCGCTGGTGGGCCGCGAAGGGCACCGGCGCGTTCACCGGGCGCAGCCTCACCAAGGCGTCCAGGATCCAGGTGTCCGACGTGGCCGGCCTGGAGGACGCCTCCTTCGCGTACTCCTCGCTCACCGGATGGGAGGAGCGGGGCCGTCTCGACGCCTTCCTCGACCTCTCCCGCACCGTCTGGCGCACCCGCGCCTACGGGGACTTCTGGCCCTACATGATGGTGGCCGAGGGCTCCGTGGACATCTGCGCCGAGCCCGAGCTCAGCCTCTGGGACATGGCCGCGACCTGCGTCATCGTCGAGGAGGCCGGCGGCCGCTTCACCGGTCTCGACGGCGTGCCGGGCGTCCACAGCGGCAACGCCGCCGCCTCCAACGGCCTGCTGCACGGAGAGCTGCTGCAGCGCCTGGGCTGA
- a CDS encoding PPA1309 family protein, which produces MSETLEESLPPAARPITRAVLEIDEYAAGLGWDQPARLFALVDTAALLKNEPSLARQLGLEPGTTDQFTPIEQDEVPKGTPLDTFLGTIAWPDAVAGCALVVERLILPPTAEAKLPEGVSEKELTAWVAKHPERQEVRMTVAVLRDGTRETALRLRQKDSAREVLTGPALVPGLAEALLTTFA; this is translated from the coding sequence ATGTCGGAAACCCTCGAGGAGAGCCTTCCTCCCGCCGCCCGCCCGATCACCCGCGCCGTCCTGGAGATCGACGAGTACGCCGCCGGTCTCGGCTGGGACCAGCCCGCGCGCCTGTTCGCGCTGGTGGACACCGCCGCGCTGCTGAAGAACGAGCCGAGTCTGGCCCGCCAGCTGGGCCTGGAGCCGGGCACCACGGACCAGTTCACCCCGATCGAGCAGGACGAGGTGCCCAAGGGCACCCCGCTGGACACCTTCCTGGGCACCATCGCCTGGCCCGACGCGGTCGCCGGCTGCGCACTGGTGGTGGAGCGGCTGATCCTGCCGCCGACCGCCGAGGCCAAGCTGCCGGAGGGCGTGTCGGAGAAGGAGCTCACCGCCTGGGTCGCCAAGCACCCGGAGCGGCAGGAGGTCCGGATGACCGTCGCGGTGCTGCGGGACGGCACCAGGGAGACGGCGCTGCGGCTGCGCCAGAAGGACTCCGCGCGCGAGGTGCTGACCGGCCCCGCCCTGGTGCCCGGGCTGGCCGAGGCGCTGCTCACCACCTTCGCCTGA
- a CDS encoding DedA family protein, with product MSWISDHLLALNGTLVLLAVFLLPALESSVFLGFVIPGETAVVIGGVTAYNGRTALWAVIAVAIAGAIIGDSIGYAVGKRWGDSLLGRIPHRLIKPAHVRQSKDMIARLGGRAVFAGRFAAALRALVPGLCGVSDMRYRTFALWNVLGGAFWATGFVLLGYFAGAGWHQVEHYASLASWIFVGVIVVAVGALLYLKHRAEKRSASRFEETAEADEAHEAVLDAPQHTN from the coding sequence GTGTCCTGGATCAGCGACCATCTGCTGGCGCTCAACGGCACCCTGGTGCTGCTGGCGGTCTTCCTGCTGCCGGCCCTGGAGTCCTCTGTCTTCCTCGGCTTCGTGATCCCCGGCGAGACCGCCGTGGTGATCGGCGGGGTCACCGCCTACAACGGCAGGACCGCACTGTGGGCGGTGATCGCGGTCGCCATCGCCGGCGCGATCATCGGCGACAGCATCGGCTACGCGGTCGGCAAGCGCTGGGGGGACAGCCTGCTGGGCCGGATCCCGCACCGGCTGATCAAGCCGGCCCATGTCCGGCAGAGCAAGGACATGATCGCCCGGCTGGGCGGCCGGGCGGTCTTCGCCGGGCGCTTCGCCGCGGCGCTCCGCGCCCTGGTCCCGGGCCTGTGCGGGGTCTCCGACATGCGGTACCGCACCTTCGCCCTGTGGAACGTGCTCGGCGGGGCCTTCTGGGCCACCGGCTTCGTCCTGCTCGGCTACTTCGCCGGCGCGGGCTGGCACCAGGTCGAGCACTACGCCAGCCTGGCCAGCTGGATCTTCGTCGGCGTCATCGTGGTCGCCGTCGGCGCCCTGCTCTACCTCAAGCACCGCGCCGAGAAGCGCTCCGCCTCCCGCTTCGAGGAGACCGCTGAGGCCGATGAGGCACATGAGGCAGTTCTTGACGCACCGCAGCACACTAATTAG
- a CDS encoding NAD-dependent epimerase/dehydratase family protein, whose amino-acid sequence MAPEYDGPPLVVAVTGAASGIGSRLAARLAASTAVKRVLAIDERRGDVPGVQWRVLDVRDPAVAERLAGVDVVVHLAQDLGMDTDPKTRSAYNVRGTQTVLTAAAAAGVHRVVLCTSAMVYGALDDNEVPLDEDAPLRATEEASLVGDLLEIERLGRRAPHAHPGLSVTVLRPAVVVGPGVDTVLTRHFEAPRLLVVAGSRPCWQFCHVDDLTTALEYAVLGLVEGEVTVGCDGWLEQEEVEEITGIRRMELPASLALGTAARLHRLGLTPAPAGDLAYTMYPWVVSGSRLHEAGWRPLHTNEEVLGELLKQVSGNHAVAGRRLGGKDAATTLGAAGATVALVGTAALVRRARKRRRI is encoded by the coding sequence GTGGCGCCCGAGTACGACGGGCCGCCGCTCGTGGTCGCGGTCACCGGCGCCGCCTCCGGCATCGGCAGCCGGCTGGCCGCCCGGCTCGCCGCCTCGACCGCGGTCAAGCGGGTGCTGGCGATCGACGAGCGCCGCGGCGACGTGCCCGGCGTGCAGTGGCGGGTCCTGGACGTCCGGGACCCCGCCGTGGCCGAGCGGCTGGCCGGGGTGGACGTGGTGGTGCACCTGGCCCAGGACCTGGGCATGGACACCGACCCCAAGACCCGCAGCGCCTACAACGTGCGCGGGACGCAGACGGTGCTCACCGCCGCCGCGGCCGCCGGGGTGCACCGGGTGGTCCTCTGCACCTCCGCCATGGTCTACGGGGCGCTGGACGACAACGAGGTCCCGCTGGACGAGGACGCGCCGCTGCGCGCGACCGAGGAGGCATCCCTGGTCGGGGACCTGCTGGAGATCGAGCGGCTGGGTCGGCGGGCGCCGCATGCGCACCCCGGGCTCTCGGTGACCGTGCTGCGCCCGGCCGTCGTGGTGGGCCCCGGCGTGGACACCGTGCTGACGCGCCACTTCGAGGCGCCCCGGCTGCTGGTGGTCGCCGGCTCCCGGCCCTGCTGGCAGTTCTGCCACGTCGACGATCTGACGACCGCACTGGAGTACGCGGTGCTCGGCCTGGTCGAGGGCGAGGTCACGGTCGGCTGCGACGGCTGGCTGGAGCAGGAGGAGGTCGAGGAGATCACCGGCATCCGCCGGATGGAGCTCCCGGCGTCGCTGGCCCTGGGCACCGCGGCCCGGCTGCACCGGCTCGGCCTGACCCCCGCCCCGGCGGGGGATCTGGCGTACACCATGTACCCCTGGGTGGTGTCGGGCAGCAGGCTGCACGAGGCCGGATGGCGTCCCCTGCACACCAATGAGGAGGTGCTGGGGGAACTGCTGAAGCAGGTCTCCGGCAACCACGCGGTGGCCGGCCGCAGGCTCGGCGGCAAGGACGCCGCGACCACCCTCGGCGCCGCGGGCGCGACGGTGGCGCTGGTCGGCACGGCGGCGCTGGTACGCAGGGCGCGCAAGCGGCGGCGGATCTGA
- a CDS encoding multidrug efflux SMR transporter has protein sequence MAWLMVVIAGFLETGFAVCLKLSENFSKLWPSVGFALFGIGSFGLLSTALKTLDVGPAYAVWTGIGAAGTAIYGMVWLGDVVSVMKIVSISFVLIGVIGLQLSGSTH, from the coding sequence GTGGCCTGGCTGATGGTGGTCATCGCCGGATTCCTGGAGACCGGCTTCGCCGTGTGCCTCAAGCTCAGCGAGAACTTCTCCAAGCTCTGGCCCAGCGTCGGCTTCGCACTCTTCGGCATCGGCAGCTTCGGCCTGCTCTCCACCGCCCTGAAAACCCTGGACGTCGGCCCCGCGTACGCGGTCTGGACCGGAATCGGCGCGGCCGGCACAGCGATCTACGGCATGGTCTGGCTCGGCGACGTGGTCTCGGTGATGAAGATCGTCTCCATCAGCTTCGTCCTGATCGGCGTCATCGGCCTCCAACTCAGCGGCTCCACCCACTAA
- a CDS encoding tetratricopeptide repeat protein, whose amino-acid sequence MSVVAGGGAGVDQDDPQVGRLPLQRVPEAEQRVPDGAVQDAVQDAAAPDTNGFGAASGDDESDFRTFESALEAQEEAALEARYRLAAEEDPAASSLLGAMLLRRGDPDDAEPYLRRAAASGIRAGANNLGVLLHQRGHREEAAQWWRAAAVAGSAPAAHALGLHLRDHGDEPGSEYWLHQAAEQGHTGGAYALADLLEHRRETVRAERWFRAAAETGHREAAYRLGRLKETTKEGEGAEQWYRQAAARGHARAALRLGIQLERRGERDEAARWYRQSAQGGEPRAACALGFLLRDGGDEVAAADWWREAAEAGDGNAANALGALHASWGETDMAEQWYRAALEAGDHNGAFNLGLLCAAEGREAQAEQWYRRAAYAGHREASNALAVMLLQRGDTPGAEPWFSKAAEAGSVDAAFNLGILHAGRGEQHDAQEWYARAAGQGHAEAALQLAVAKERRGDVSAAATRYRQAAERGSAEAAFRLAVLLERAAEERFDEEVDRWYAMAAEAGHGRAQVRVGVRAAERGDTVTAEQWYRRAAEGGSRSAAFNLGLLLAREGSESEAMLWYTRAADAGHGRAALRLGLVAARRGELAQAHRWCERAAEYGPGSVTERAVRLIEALRADLTA is encoded by the coding sequence ATGTCGGTAGTCGCTGGAGGAGGAGCGGGCGTCGATCAGGACGACCCGCAGGTCGGACGGCTGCCCCTGCAACGCGTCCCCGAAGCGGAGCAGCGCGTCCCTGACGGCGCTGTTCAAGACGCCGTTCAGGACGCCGCCGCCCCTGACACGAACGGGTTCGGGGCGGCTTCCGGGGACGACGAGTCGGACTTCCGCACCTTCGAGTCCGCCCTGGAGGCGCAGGAGGAGGCGGCGCTGGAGGCCCGCTACCGGCTGGCCGCCGAGGAGGACCCCGCCGCGAGCAGCCTGCTCGGCGCGATGCTGCTGCGCCGGGGGGACCCGGACGACGCCGAGCCCTACCTCCGTCGCGCCGCCGCCTCCGGCATCAGGGCCGGGGCCAACAACCTGGGCGTCCTGCTGCACCAGCGCGGCCACCGCGAGGAGGCCGCGCAGTGGTGGCGTGCCGCCGCGGTCGCCGGCAGCGCTCCGGCGGCGCACGCCCTGGGCCTCCACCTCCGCGACCACGGGGACGAGCCGGGCTCCGAGTACTGGCTGCACCAGGCCGCCGAGCAGGGCCACACCGGTGGCGCCTACGCCCTGGCGGACCTGCTGGAGCACCGCAGGGAGACGGTCCGCGCCGAGCGCTGGTTCCGCGCCGCGGCGGAGACCGGGCACCGGGAGGCCGCGTACCGTCTCGGCCGGCTCAAGGAGACCACCAAGGAGGGCGAGGGGGCCGAGCAGTGGTACCGCCAGGCGGCGGCGCGCGGCCACGCCCGCGCGGCGCTGCGGCTCGGCATCCAGCTGGAGCGGCGCGGCGAGCGCGACGAGGCCGCGCGCTGGTACCGGCAGTCCGCGCAGGGCGGCGAGCCCCGGGCGGCGTGCGCCCTGGGCTTCCTGCTGCGCGACGGCGGGGACGAGGTCGCCGCGGCCGACTGGTGGCGCGAGGCCGCCGAGGCCGGCGACGGCAACGCCGCCAACGCGCTGGGCGCGCTGCACGCCTCCTGGGGCGAGACCGACATGGCCGAGCAGTGGTACCGCGCCGCGCTGGAGGCCGGGGACCACAACGGCGCCTTCAACCTGGGGCTGCTGTGCGCGGCGGAGGGCCGGGAGGCCCAGGCCGAGCAGTGGTACCGGCGCGCGGCCTACGCCGGGCACCGGGAGGCCAGCAACGCGCTGGCGGTGATGCTGCTGCAGCGGGGGGACACCCCCGGCGCCGAGCCGTGGTTCTCCAAGGCGGCCGAGGCCGGGAGCGTGGACGCGGCCTTCAACCTGGGAATCCTGCACGCCGGCCGTGGGGAGCAGCACGACGCACAGGAGTGGTACGCCCGCGCGGCCGGGCAGGGGCACGCCGAGGCCGCGCTGCAGCTCGCCGTCGCCAAGGAGCGGCGCGGAGACGTTTCTGCAGCGGCCACGAGGTACCGGCAGGCGGCGGAGCGGGGGTCGGCCGAGGCGGCCTTCCGGCTGGCGGTGCTGCTGGAGCGGGCCGCGGAGGAGCGGTTCGACGAGGAGGTCGACCGCTGGTACGCGATGGCGGCCGAGGCCGGGCACGGGCGCGCGCAGGTCCGGGTGGGGGTGCGCGCGGCGGAGCGGGGCGACACCGTGACGGCGGAGCAGTGGTACCGCAGGGCGGCGGAAGGGGGGAGCCGCAGTGCGGCGTTCAACCTGGGGCTGCTGCTGGCGCGGGAGGGGAGCGAGTCGGAGGCGATGCTCTGGTACACCCGGGCGGCCGATGCGGGGCATGGGCGGGCGGCGCTTCGGCTTGGGCTGGTGGCGGCGCGGCGGGGGGAGCTGGCGCAGGCGCATCGGTGGTGCGAGCGGGCTGCGGAGTACGGGCCGGGGAGTGTTACTGAGCGGGCGGTGCGACTGATTGAGGCGTTGCGGGCGGATTTGACGGCTTAA
- a CDS encoding MarR family transcriptional regulator, with the protein MAAESAVDDRELVTWWGLVVEAYARTAPLLQVGPVGGVDIPGPWFEVLLRLLRTPGQRLTMTQLAHDVALSSGGFTKLADRMVRAGLIERQVSAEDRRVVFVVLTDQGVRVGEEAQRLHVVALREHFLAPLGVRGAGELAGLMRVLRDASEARRGSV; encoded by the coding sequence ATGGCGGCGGAATCAGCAGTGGACGACCGGGAACTGGTCACCTGGTGGGGGCTTGTGGTCGAGGCCTACGCGCGGACGGCTCCGTTGCTGCAGGTCGGGCCGGTCGGCGGAGTGGACATTCCCGGGCCCTGGTTCGAGGTGCTGCTGCGGCTGCTGCGGACGCCGGGGCAGCGGCTGACGATGACCCAGCTGGCCCATGACGTTGCACTGAGCAGTGGGGGCTTCACCAAGCTGGCGGACCGGATGGTGCGGGCCGGTCTGATCGAGCGGCAGGTTTCGGCGGAGGACCGGCGGGTGGTCTTCGTTGTGCTCACGGACCAAGGGGTCCGGGTGGGGGAGGAGGCGCAGCGGCTTCATGTGGTCGCGTTGCGCGAGCACTTTCTCGCTCCGCTGGGAGTGCGGGGGGCGGGGGAGTTGGCGGGACTGATGCGGGTGTTGCGGGATGCGAGTGAGGCGCGGCGGGGTTCGGTTTGA